The stretch of DNA TCCAGACAAGGTCTCCTGTTCTGTTGGACTCTTgcaattcaagtttatttgcgGTTCTCcctagaggggaaaaaaattttgacttgggaaaaagaaaattcttcTTTTGAATCAAAGAATTGAAGTTATAGATCAAATCACAACACTGAGTTTGAGGTTCTGACAATGGACTGATGCTCATCTGAGTTTTATTGAAACGGAACAAACGTAAAAGttataaatacaaataacatCAGAGAACAAACTGCTATGGCTCTTAAGGTAAGCCAAACCAATTCCTACGGGGcaagttgaaataaaacatggaagttatgttatcagtttaaaaaaagaaagaaaacacaatttatctATCTCTAGAAGTGCTAGGCGTACACTTTGGACATTacaaaacttttattcttttttttcctttggtggATTCTTTTCTCCACCACTGCAAAAGAAATGAATACGAAGCTCTAACcatatgcatttatttacaaGCATGATCCTAAACTACTATAATAAACCACAAATTAAAAGGAGTACAAGAAGGGGAAGAAAAATGGGAGCATGGACAAGAATCTTCCTGCAAGGCCATGTGTTGTATTTAATGTCCAACCAAATTTTTGAGAATGAACGTCCGCTTTTTTGTCAGTGTTCTTTGTTGGCTTTAAAAGGACCAGGCACAAAAATTTCCAATAAAATTGtacttatttttaaagatgtgtCCCAATGTAACCGCAGGAGTAAGAAATGACCACAACGGTTACGTTCATTTCTTCAGCCAAAAGGATTTCCAGCCAATCGTCTTGAGCCAATTCTGCAGTCTGTCCATTTTTCTgagatatatgtatatacagatttttttttcatgagggATGAAGaataagaagaataaaaagtcaATCAAAAAATTGTGGCcaatctcctttttttttcttttgtagttttcctctttttttgttgttgccaaaTACCTTTAGGTGCATCTACTTCCACTGTTGCCCATAAGAATCCTGTGAAAACTCCATGGTGTCATTACTGTAACCATAGTTACCGGAATAGTCGGCCCCTTGCTGCAGGGGCTGCTGGGCGATGGGCTGGGACCCCCAGTTCTGTTGGTTGTTGGTCTGACGGCGCTTGGAGTCAGGTTGGTTAAATACGTCGGCCTTCCTCTTTCCGCCGACGTTGCCCCCGCGATTGCCTCTGGCACCGCGAGGACCACGGCCCCTCTGAGGCTGGAAGGGCGCTCCCCGTCCTCCTCGAGCGCCACGCGGGCCACCGAGGGGTGGCCCTCTCTGGGCAAAGCCGCCCCGGCCTCGTGTTGGAGGAGCGCCACGGGCTCTTGGAGGAGGAGGCCCACCCCTGGTGGGGCGAGTACCACGGCTCCTCATGCTGTACATGTCTTCATAGCCGTAGTAAGGGTCTTCATAGCCACCACGGTAATCATGATAGTCATAGCCATAGTAGTCATCATAGTAGTCCTCATAGCCATAGTAATCAGGGGGATAAGCATAGCCCCCTCGGCCACCACGGCCCCTACCTCGGCTGGGTGGTGGCATGCGAGGAGGTGGGTAGTAGTAATAGTCATCATACCTGTGGGGGACATAAATATTAGATCTGTCACACAACTGACCAATCATTAGGGCTGAAACAGTTAATCGTCAACTagtttagtaattgattaattgctaaCTGGAGcaaacagacttaaaaaaaaaaaaaagaccatttgcTGCAAGAAAAATACTCTCAGAgtagaaattaagcaaaaatgaTGCAAGGAAGTTTCAGGTTGGgcataaagataaaaacaacacaaaaaaactgctttgtctgtaaatatggtTTTCTCAGAACTCCTCTAGTGGCAGTTTTTGCTTCACCCGGTTAGCATACATGGAAGCAAtgctattgcattttaggcaataaaatgttttttttaaacttgaattatttattttaatgtatttctagtattgtataaaataagtgCTTCAATGCTAAATCTGCATAATttgccagtttttaaaaattccatTAATCACCAGAGTAATTGATAACTGAAGTAATCATTAGCTGAAGCCCCATCAATCATGTGATTGACTCACCCGCCACCCCTGGTGGTTTGACGGGCTGCTTGGCGCTCTTTCCTCTTCTTATCTGGGGGCTTCGCCAGGACGATCTCGATTTCTTCCCCTCCAAGCTCCTTACCATTCATTTCCTCCATAGCCTGAACAGAATTAACAATTAATTACTAATTTTAACAGaatcaaatacacaaaaatccttcaaacaaaaaataaaaatttcctACCTTTACAGCAGCATCCCTATCTTCAAAATGGACAAAAGCGTAATCTTTCAGCTTTTTCACTCGTTCTAGTTTCCCAAACTGAGAGAAGGTTTTCTCCAGAAGCTCCTCTGTCACAGATGTAGCCAGTTTTCTCACAAAGAGCACTTTCACCTGTGATTACAGTAAGTATGGTAAGTTCCTGGAAAACATAAGACTGGGAATGGATTTTAAATGTGAACCGCTCACTTTTGCCATGACTTCTGGGTCAGGTTCAGCAACAGGGTCAGCCCACTCCACAGTGACTGGGTTCCCCCAAACTTTGACCTTTCCACTCATTAGGCGGCGGCGCGCCTGAGCTGCGGATTTGTGATCCTCGTACTCGAGGAAACAA from Xiphophorus maculatus strain JP 163 A chromosome 13, X_maculatus-5.0-male, whole genome shotgun sequence encodes:
- the hnrnpr gene encoding heterogeneous nuclear ribonucleoprotein R isoform X2, producing the protein MAATEVNGSSAPTKEEEEPMDVTTTHTENYQTLLDAGLPQKVAESLDNIFQTGLVAYADLDERAIDALREFNEEGALTVLQQFKESDLSHVQNKSAFLCGVMKTYRQREKQGSKVQESTKGPDEAKIKALLERTGYTLDVTTGQRKYGGPPPESVFTGTQPGIGTEVFVGKIPRDLYEDELVPLFESAGPIWDLRLMMDPLSGQNRGYAFITYCNKDDAQKAVKLCDNHEIRPGKYLGVCISVANNRLFVGSIPKNKTRDSILEDFGKVTEGLQDVILYHQPDDKKKNRGFCFLEYEDHKSAAQARRRLMSGKVKVWGNPVTVEWADPVAEPDPEVMAKVKVLFVRKLATSVTEELLEKTFSQFGKLERVKKLKDYAFVHFEDRDAAVKAMEEMNGKELGGEEIEIVLAKPPDKKRKERQAARQTTRGGGYDDYYYYPPPRMPPPSRGRGRGGRGGYAYPPDYYGYEDYYDDYYGYDYHDYRGGYEDPYYGYEDMYSMRSRGTRPTRGGPPPPRARGAPPTRGRGGFAQRGPPLGGPRGARGGRGAPFQPQRGRGPRGARGNRGGNVGGKRKADVFNQPDSKRRQTNNQQNWGSQPIAQQPLQQGADYSGGEAK
- the hnrnpr gene encoding heterogeneous nuclear ribonucleoprotein R isoform X1, producing MAATEVNGSSAPTKEEEEPMDVTTTHTENYQTLLDAGLPQKVAESLDNIFQTGLVAYADLDERAIDALREFNEEGALTVLQQFKESDLSHVQNKSAFLCGVMKTYRQREKQGSKVQESTKGPDEAKIKALLERTGYTLDVTTGQRKYGGPPPESVFTGTQPGIGTEVFVGKIPRDLYEDELVPLFESAGPIWDLRLMMDPLSGQNRGYAFITYCNKDDAQKAVKLCDNHEIRPGKYLGVCISVANNRLFVGSIPKNKTRDSILEDFGKVTEGLQDVILYHQPDDKKKNRGFCFLEYEDHKSAAQARRRLMSGKVKVWGNPVTVEWADPVAEPDPEVMAKVKVLFVRKLATSVTEELLEKTFSQFGKLERVKKLKDYAFVHFEDRDAAVKAMEEMNGKELGGEEIEIVLAKPPDKKRKERQAARQTTRGGGYDDYYYYPPPRMPPPSRGRGRGGRGGYAYPPDYYGYEDYYDDYYGYDYHDYRGGYEDPYYGYEDMYSMRSRGTRPTRGGPPPPRARGAPPTRGRGGFAQRGPPLGGPRGARGGRGAPFQPQRGRGPRGARGNRGGNVGGKRKADVFNQPDSKRRQTNNQQNWGSQPIAQQPLQQGADYSGNYGYSNDTMEFSQDSYGQQWK